From Chryseobacterium gallinarum, one genomic window encodes:
- a CDS encoding VIT1/CCC1 transporter family protein — protein MHHQLEKHYVNRVGWLRAAVLGANDGLLSTTSIVIGVAAAEPERHIIILAALAGMIAGAMSMAAGEYVSVSSQEDTEKADLMREKRELEEMPEIELRELAKVYEKRGCSKETAMQVAIELTEHNALEAHARDELGINEITQAKPLQAAMASFGSFAVGALLPFIVSLLAPITQMVYFQYGFSIIFLMLLGAISAKAGGAPIGIAMLRICFWGTVAMGITALVGHLFGINVA, from the coding sequence ATGCATCATCAGCTAGAGAAACATTATGTAAACAGGGTTGGCTGGCTTCGGGCAGCAGTTTTGGGAGCCAATGACGGATTGTTATCCACTACAAGTATTGTTATTGGAGTTGCAGCAGCAGAGCCCGAGCGCCATATCATCATCCTTGCCGCCCTGGCAGGAATGATTGCAGGTGCCATGTCTATGGCAGCCGGTGAATATGTTTCCGTAAGTTCACAGGAAGACACGGAAAAGGCAGATCTAATGCGGGAAAAGCGTGAACTTGAAGAAATGCCGGAAATAGAGCTCAGGGAGCTCGCCAAAGTTTATGAAAAAAGAGGTTGTAGTAAAGAAACCGCCATGCAGGTTGCTATTGAACTTACAGAGCATAATGCATTGGAAGCCCATGCCCGTGACGAATTAGGAATTAATGAGATTACACAGGCCAAACCTTTACAAGCTGCCATGGCTTCATTCGGATCATTTGCTGTGGGAGCCTTATTGCCCTTTATCGTTTCTTTGTTGGCTCCTATCACTCAAATGGTATATTTCCAGTATGGATTTTCTATAATATTCCTGATGCTTTTAGGCGCAATTTCAGCCAAAGCCGGAGGAGCTCCCATTGGAATTGCCATGTTGAGAATCTGCTTCTGGGGAACGGTAGCAATGGGAATTACAGCGCTGGTAGGACATCTTTTTGGAATAAATGTAGCATAA
- the tssD gene encoding type VI secretion system tube protein TssD — MAERNSRGILKFNNGEGQKLLKLNYSVSRATDVSGRVASDPSNALIKITVEATEKSDILESLLNGKYKPTVGEVVFNKSHEEGTLTTLKWNNGYVIHHEVDFDAIDENSMYISFIVSAEQIDLGTSSYFGAWPTA; from the coding sequence ATGGCAGAACGAAATTCAAGAGGAATATTAAAATTCAACAATGGCGAAGGGCAAAAGCTGTTAAAACTTAATTACAGTGTATCCCGTGCTACAGATGTATCCGGAAGAGTAGCATCGGATCCTTCCAATGCTCTTATCAAAATCACAGTAGAAGCTACAGAAAAATCTGATATACTGGAAAGCCTCCTTAACGGTAAATATAAACCTACAGTAGGAGAAGTAGTATTCAATAAATCCCACGAAGAAGGAACATTGACAACCCTAAAATGGAACAATGGCTATGTAATCCACCATGAAGTAGATTTTGATGCTATAGATGAAAACAGTATGTACATCAGTTTTATTGTAAGTGCAGAGCAGATCGATCTGGGAACTTCGTCCTACTTTGGAGCCTGGCCTACAGCGTAA